The DNA window TGAGCGCAAGGTCGCGTACAGCAGCGAGACCATGTACGAGGGGATCCGCACCTTCAAGGCGGTCACGACGGTCGTCTCCGCGGCCGTGGAGGAGCAGTATGGCTGACATGCCCGTAGTCACCGCCGAGGTAGCCGCCCAGGCGCAGGACCGTGCCATGGCCGGCGCCGTGGACCGGACCGCCCTCGACGAGGCGGTCGAGTTCACCTCCGGCCTCATCAGGATCGACACCGCCAACCGCGGCGGCGGGGACTGCCGCGAGCGCCCCGCCGCCGAGTACGCCGCCGAGCGGCTCGCCGCCGCCGGACTGGAGCCGGCCTTGCTGGAGCGCAGCCCGGGCCGCACCAACGTGGTGGCCCGGATCGCCGGTTCGGACCCGGCCGCCGAGGCGCTGCTCGTCCACGGCCACCTCGACGTGGTGCCGGCCGAGCCCGCCGAGTGGAGCGTGGACCCCTTTTCGGGGGAGGTCCGCGACGGCGTGGTCTGGGGGCGCGGGGCCGTCGACATGAAGAACATGGACGCGATGGTGCTGGCCGTCGTACGGGCCTGGGCGCGGGCCGGCGTACGGCCGCGCCGGGACATCGTGATCGCCTTCACCGCCGACGAGGAGGACAGCGCGGTCGACGGCTCCGGCTTCCTCGCCGACCACCACCCGCACCTCTTCGAGGGCTGCACCGAGGGCATCGGCGAATCCGGCGCCTTCACCGTGCACCCCGGCGACGGCCGGGCCCTCTACCCGATCGCCGCCGGTGAACGCGGCACCGCTTGGCTGAAGCTGACCGCGCACGGCACCGCCGGACACGGCTCCAAGCCCAACCAGGCCAACGCCGTGACCCGGCTCGCCGCCGCCGTCGCCCGGATCGGCGCGTACGAGTGGCCCGTCCGCCTCACCGACACCGTGGTCGCCTGCATCACCGAACTGGCCGCCCTGCAGGGCCTGTCGGTGGATCCGCGGGTCCCCGGCTTCGATCTCGACGGGGTCCTCGGCAGCCTCGGCCCGGCCGCCGCCCTCGTCGACGCGACCGTGCGCAACAGCGCCAACCCGACCATGCTCAGCGCCGGTTACAAGCTGAACGTGATCCCCGGCCAGGCCACCGCCTATGTCGACGGCCGGATGCTGCCGGGCGGCGAGGCCGAGTTCATCGCCACCCTGGACGCGCTCACCGGCCCCGACGTGCGCTGGGAGTTCCACCACCGCGAGGTCGCGCTCGAAGCCCCCGTGAACGGGCGGACCTACGGGATCCTGCGCGAGTCCGTCGAGCGGTTCGACCCGGAGGGGCACGTGGTGCCGTTCTGCATGGCGGGCGGCACCGACGCCAAGCAGTTCTCCCGCCTCGGCATCACCGGCTACGGCTTCTCCCCCCTGAAGCTGCCGCCCGGCTTCGACTACTGGTCCCTGTTCCACGGCGTGGACGAGCGGGTGCCCGTCGAGGCCCTGCACTTCGGCGTCCGCGTCCTCGACCACGCGCTGCGGACGCTGTGAGGGGGGCCCGGTGATGACGGCGGCGACCCTGCCCTACGGCAGCTGGCCCTCACCCATCACCGCCGAACTCGCCGCCTCCCACGACGGGCGCCCCGAGTACGTGGGCACCGTCGGCACCGAGGTGTGGTGGACCGAGCCCCGGCCGCGGGAGGGCGGCCGCCGGGCCCTGGTGCGCCGCCCCGCCGGCGCCGGCGCCGCAGGCGGGGACGTCACCGCCCTGCCCGCACCCTGGGACGTGCGCAGCCGGGTCACCGAGTACGGCGGCCTGCCCTGGGCCGGAGCCGAACGCGCCGAAGGCGGCCCGCTGCTGGTCTTCGTCCACTTCGCCGACCAGCGGCTCTACGCCTACGAGCCGGACGCCCCCGGCGACGCCGCGCGGCCGCGGCCCCTGACCCCCGTCTCCGCCGTCGGCGGCGGACTGCGCTGGGCCGACCCGGTGCTGCGCGGCCGCGAAGTCTGGTGCGTGCTGGAGGAGTTCACCGGACCCGCGCCGACGGACGTGCGCCGGGTGACGGCCGCCGTGCCGCTGGACGGGTCGGCGGCCGAGGACCGGGCCGCCGTACGCGAACTGACCGACGACCGGCACCGGTTCACCACGGGGCCCCGGCTCTCCCCGGACGGGCGGCACGCGGCCTGGCTGGTGTGGGACCACCCGCGGATGCCCTGGGACGGCACCGAACTGCGCGTGGCCGAGGTCACGGAGGACGGCCGGCTGGAGCGGGCCCGTACGGTGCTGGGCGGCCCTGAGGAGGCCGTCGCCCAGGCCGACTGGACGGCCGGCGGAACCCTCCTCGCGGTGAGTGACCGCAGCGGATGGTGGAACCCGTACCGAGTGGACCCGGAGACGGGCGACGCGGTCAACCTGTGCCCCAGGGAAGAGGAGTTCGGCGGCCCGCTGTGGAAGCCGGGGCTGCGCTGGCTCGCCCCGCTGCCCGAGGGGCTGCTCGCCGTCCTGCACGGGCAGGGCTCCTCGGTGCTCGGCATCCTCGACCCGGAGAGCGGGGACCTCGTGGACGCCGCCGGACCGTGGACGGCCTGGCAGCCGACCCTCGCCGTCAGCGGCACCCGCGTGTACGGGGTCGCCGCGAGCCCGCGCAGCGCGTACGAGGTCGTGGAACTGGACACCGCCACCGGGCACGCCCGGGTGGTCGGCGCGCAGGGGGTGGACCCGGTGGACCCGGCCCACTACCCCGAGCCGCAGAGCCGGACCTTCCTCGGCCCCGACAACCGGGAGATCCACGCGCACGTCTACCCGCCGCACCACCCGGCCTGCCGGGCCGCCGCCGACGAACTGCCCCCGTACGTGGTGTGGGCGCACGGCGGCCCCACCGACCACGTACCGCCCGTACTCGACCTGCACATCGCCTACTTCACCTCCCGCGGCATCGGCGTGGCGGAGGTGAACTACGGGGGCTCCACCGGCTACGGCCGCGCCTACCGGGAGCGGCTGCGCGAGCAGTGGGGCGTCGTGGACGTGGAGGACTGCGCGGCGGTGGCGCGGGCGCTGGCCGCCGAGGGCACCGTCGACCCGGCCCGGCTCGCCATCCGCGGCGCGAGCGCGGGAGGCTGGACCGCGGCGGCCTCACTGGCGGCCACCGATCTGTACGCCTGCGCGGCGGTCGTCTACCCGGTCCTGGACCTGCTGGGCTTCGCCGAGGAGACCCACGACCTGGAGTCCCGCTACATCGAGGGCCTGGCCGGACCGCCGCAGACCCTCGCCGTCCGCTCCCGCGAGCGCTCGCCGGTGGCCCGCGCCGACCGCATCACGGCCCCGTTCCTCCTGCTCCAGGGGCTGGAGGACCCGGTCTGCCCGCCCGCCCAGGCGGAGCGCCTCCTAGCCGCCCTGCGGGGGCGTCCGGTACCGCACGCGTACCTGGCCTTCGCGGGCGAGGGGCACGGCTTCCGCCGGGCGGACACCATGGTGCGGGCCCTGGAGGCCGAACTGTCCCTGTATGCCCAGGTGTTCGGGATCGAGCGCACCGACGTGCCGCGGCTGGAACTGAGGCTTGAACTCTAGTGCTGTGACCGGGAAGGTTCACCGGGTCGCGGCCCCCGGCACGGCACCTCGCCGCGTTGTCGGGCCACGCGAGTACGTCCGGTACGAGCCGTGGCCCTCCGCCTTGCGATGCACCGCACCGGACGCCGCGACCCGGCAAGCCCTCCCGGCCACAGCACTAGGGGTGCACGTGCCGGTGCGTGCCGAGCGGGCCGCGCACGCTGCCCGTCGTTGCGGCCGGTTGTCGGCCTCTCGTCGGCCGGGTAGCTGATAATACTTCAGACCCCCTGGTCACGACGGGTGACCACCCCTCGGGGGTGTGGCCGGGCAGCCGCGTGAGAGCGGCTGCCCCGACGAAGTGAAAAGGCGATCGCGTGAGCCCCAAGCACCCCCGCCCGGCGCGGAAGACCGACGAACAGTTAGCGCAGTCCTCCCGGCAGGCCGCGACCGCGCAGCACGCGGCGTCGCCCGTCGGACTGATGGCGCTGCAGGCCGGTGCCGGCAACGCCGCGGTCGTGCAGATGCTCCGCCGGGCCGGTCACGCCCAGGACCGGGAACAGCACCGGCACACCGACGGATGCGGACACGAGCAGGCCGGGCAGACCCAGCGGACGGAGCAGCCCGCTGTGCAGCGGTCCGCGGTCCACCAGGTCCTGCGCGCCCCCGGCCGCCCCATGGACGCCGCGACCCGCACCGACATGGAATCCCGGCTCGGCGCGGACTTCTCCGACGTCCGCATCCACGACGGCAGCGCCGCCAAGGCCTCCGCCGCGGAAGTCGGCGCCCGCGCCTACACGTCCGGCAGCCACGTCGTCATCGGCGACGGCGGCAACGACAAGCACACCCTCGCCCACGAGCTCACCCACGTCATCCAGCAGCGCCAAGGCCCCGTCGCGGGCGCCGACAACGGGACGGGACTGAAGGTCTCCGATCCGTCGGACCGGTTCGAGCGCGAAGCGGAAGCCAACGCCCGCCGGGTGATGGCGGCCGGCTCCCGGGCCGCCGCCGCGAACGTGCAGCGCCAGGCGCCGCCTTCACCCGCCTCCGGCGCCCGCCCGTCCGTGCAGCGCGTCGAGAACCCCCAGGACCGGATGACGGTCGAGTACTGGCAGGACAAGGCCGGACTCGGCGGAGCCAGCAGCGGCGCCGCGAAGGACAGGGCCGCGCAGATCGCCGCGTCCAAGGCGAGCGCGAAGAAGTTCAAGGCCAGCAAGCCCGCGCGCACGATCGACGAGATCGTCAAGACCGTCGGCCCCAACCTCCTGGCCGAGCTGAAGAAGAAGGGGGAGGCCGCCGGGCGCATGGAGCTGTACAGGTCCATGAGTTTCGAGGAGGCCCACAGCGCCCTGACCTACTGGGGCGACGAGAGCGCACGCAACGCCCTGCAGGAGTACGTGTCCACCGGCGAGGGCTCGGCGAAGGAGTTCAGGGAGCGCGGGTTCACGGGCCTGACGATCGGGTCCCATCTCGGCGACCAGGGCCAGGCCGACGGGTACTACGACACCCTGGGTGCTTCCTACGCGGTCCAGCTGAGGTTCGTCCTGAAGCCGGGCGCCCACGAACTCCTCTTCGACCAGGAGCACATGGCCCTCGGGCCGGGCTACAAGAACGACCTGATCCGCAAGGCGAACAAGAGCGGCGGGGACTACAAGAACGCGAGCGCGAACGAGGGAGCCCTGGGCGGGTACATCGGCGTGAAGGCCGAGGACAAGGAACCGTACAGCCTGGGCATCGCGCAGGGGAACAACGGCAAGAACGGCAGGGAGCTCGGTGCGAGCCAGCTGCTCTTCCAACTGTTCGTCGAGAAGGTCGAGCTCGTGAAGAACAGGTCGGGCAAGGACCTGCCCGCCGCCGCGCCGCAGCCGGCGGAAGCGCTGGCCGTGTGACGCGGGCTGCCGCGGACGCCCCGGAGCGGTCCGGGGCGTCCGCGGGAGCGGCTCGGGCCGGGCCGGGCGCCGGGCAGGGCTCGGGCCCGGCGCCGGGTACGGCTCAGGCCGTGTGCAGCCAGACGCGGAGCGGGCCGACCGGGGTGAACCCGGCGCGTACGGCGGCCGCGAGGTCGTCGCCCGACTCGTAGCCGACGACCGGCAGGTCCGGCCAGCGGGCGGCGATCGCCGTGAGCGCGCCCGCCCAGGCGGCGTCGGTGTCGGCCTCGTCGTGGGCGAACAGGTTGGACAGGCCCACCACCGCGCCGCTGCCCCGGTGCGCGACGGCCCCGGCCACGATCCGGCCCCCGGCGCGGCCCGCCAGGAAGACGGCGTCCCGGCCCGGCAGGGCGGGGTGGAACAGGCCCGTGCTCCCCTCGCCGTCCCAGGCGGCCTCCCACCGCGCCAGTTCGGCGGAGCCGCTGACCGCGGACCACTCCAGGCGGGAACCGGCGGCCGGGGCGGGCGCCGCGGCCGGGCGGTGGATCCACCGGGCCTCGAACAGCACCTCGAAGCCGTCCCCGGCCAGGTCCAGGTCGGCGAAGCTGTCCTTGACCGAGCAGCCGGGGTTCCCGGTGTCGATCGCGGCCACCAGCGCCGGCGCCGAGGCGCCCGGGGCGAGGGTCACGGCATCGGGGTACAGCGGCGGGGTCCGGCGCGCGCTGGTCCACGCGTCCGGACCGAACGCGCCGGCCGGCCCGTGGCCGCGCGCGACCGCGTCGCACCACTCGGCATTGTCGCGTGCCGCCGCGCGCAGGAGTTCGTCCAGGTCAGGGGTGATGATCACGCCGGTGATCCTGTCACCTCCTAACCTGGGCGGATGACATTTTCCACGTACCTGCGGGAGGGCGCCCGCGTGGGCCTGCGGCCCTACCGGCTCGCCGACGGACCGGAGTTCACCGCCCGCGCGCACGAGAGCCGGGAGCTCCACCGGCCCTGGCTGTTCCCGCCCGCGACCATCGAGGAGTACGAGCCGTACGCGGCCCGGCTGACCGAGGGCGACGGCCGGGCCGGGTTCCTCGTCTGCGAACTCGGGACCGGGGCCCTCGCGGGCTTCGTCAACGTCAACAACATCGTGCGGGGCGCCTTCCAGTGCGGCGCCCTCGGCTACGGGGCCTTCGCGCACGCCGCCGGGCGGGGCCTGTTCCACGAGGCGCTGCGCCTGGTCCTCGGGCACGCCTTCGCCCCGGCCTGCGCGGGCGGACTCGGCCTGCACCGCCTGGAGGCCAACATCCAGCCCGGCAACACCGCCTCGATCGCGCTCGTCCGCGGCGCCGGCTTCCGGCTTGAGGGACTCTCGCCTGACTTCCTTCACGTCGACGGGGCCTGGCGCGACCACGAGCGCTGGGCCGTCACCGCCGAAATGCCGCTCCCGTAGCGGCGGCGTCGGCCAGGATGGGGCCATGCGATCCCTCGTGCTCCTCGACGCCCCGTCCAACCTGGGCCTGCGCCCGCCCGCGCCCGGCACCGTGCCCGGCGTCTACAAGCTCGCCGGAGCCCTGCGGGACCAGGGCCTGCTGGCCCGGCTCGGCGCACGTGAGGGCGGGGTGGTGGTCCCGCCGCGCTACGACCGCGGGGACTGGAAGGAGGGCGACGGCGTGTTCCACGCCGACGCCCTCGCCGCGTACACGGTCACCCTCGCCGACCGGATCGAACGACACCTGAGGGCCGGGGAGTTCCCCGTCGTCCTCGGCGGCGACTGCTCGATCCAGCTCGGCGCCTCGCTGGCCATGCGCCGGCTCGGCCGGTACGGGCTGGCCGCCATCGACGGCTCCGCCGACTTCCGCCACCCCGGCAACGAGGACGTGAACGGGCCGGTCGGCGCCGCCGGCGGGGAGGAGCTCGCCCTCGCGACGGGCCGCGGGCAGGCCGCCCTCGCCGACCTGGAGGGCCGCTCGCCGTACCTGCGGGACGAGGACGTACGGCTCTTCGGGGTCCGCGACGGCGACGCCGACCTCGCCGAGCTGCGCGCGGCCGGGATCCGTGTGGCCACCGTCGGGGAGATCCGCGAGCGCGGCGCCGGACCGGCGGCCCGGACGGCGCTGGACGGACTGCGTCCGCCGGCCGCGGCCGGGTTCTGGGTGCACCTGGACGCCGATGTACTGGACCCGAGCGTCATGCCGGCCGTGGACAGCCCGGACCCCGGCGGGCTCCTTCCGGACGAACTCGCGGAACTTCTGGGCGTGTTGGTGAACTCGCCGCGCTGCGTCGGCGTCAACGTCACGATCTACGACCCGGATCTGGACCCGGACGGCCGGGCGGGCGCCCTGCTCGCCGACCTCGTCGCGGGCGCGTTCCGCTAGGCCCTGTCGGCCCCCTTGGGTCTTTGCCCAATCCT is part of the Streptomyces subrutilus genome and encodes:
- a CDS encoding M20/M25/M40 family metallo-hydrolase codes for the protein MAGAVDRTALDEAVEFTSGLIRIDTANRGGGDCRERPAAEYAAERLAAAGLEPALLERSPGRTNVVARIAGSDPAAEALLVHGHLDVVPAEPAEWSVDPFSGEVRDGVVWGRGAVDMKNMDAMVLAVVRAWARAGVRPRRDIVIAFTADEEDSAVDGSGFLADHHPHLFEGCTEGIGESGAFTVHPGDGRALYPIAAGERGTAWLKLTAHGTAGHGSKPNQANAVTRLAAAVARIGAYEWPVRLTDTVVACITELAALQGLSVDPRVPGFDLDGVLGSLGPAAALVDATVRNSANPTMLSAGYKLNVIPGQATAYVDGRMLPGGEAEFIATLDALTGPDVRWEFHHREVALEAPVNGRTYGILRESVERFDPEGHVVPFCMAGGTDAKQFSRLGITGYGFSPLKLPPGFDYWSLFHGVDERVPVEALHFGVRVLDHALRTL
- a CDS encoding prolyl oligopeptidase family serine peptidase — its product is MTAATLPYGSWPSPITAELAASHDGRPEYVGTVGTEVWWTEPRPREGGRRALVRRPAGAGAAGGDVTALPAPWDVRSRVTEYGGLPWAGAERAEGGPLLVFVHFADQRLYAYEPDAPGDAARPRPLTPVSAVGGGLRWADPVLRGREVWCVLEEFTGPAPTDVRRVTAAVPLDGSAAEDRAAVRELTDDRHRFTTGPRLSPDGRHAAWLVWDHPRMPWDGTELRVAEVTEDGRLERARTVLGGPEEAVAQADWTAGGTLLAVSDRSGWWNPYRVDPETGDAVNLCPREEEFGGPLWKPGLRWLAPLPEGLLAVLHGQGSSVLGILDPESGDLVDAAGPWTAWQPTLAVSGTRVYGVAASPRSAYEVVELDTATGHARVVGAQGVDPVDPAHYPEPQSRTFLGPDNREIHAHVYPPHHPACRAAADELPPYVVWAHGGPTDHVPPVLDLHIAYFTSRGIGVAEVNYGGSTGYGRAYRERLREQWGVVDVEDCAAVARALAAEGTVDPARLAIRGASAGGWTAAASLAATDLYACAAVVYPVLDLLGFAEETHDLESRYIEGLAGPPQTLAVRSRERSPVARADRITAPFLLLQGLEDPVCPPAQAERLLAALRGRPVPHAYLAFAGEGHGFRRADTMVRALEAELSLYAQVFGIERTDVPRLELRLEL
- a CDS encoding eCIS core domain-containing protein, yielding MSPKHPRPARKTDEQLAQSSRQAATAQHAASPVGLMALQAGAGNAAVVQMLRRAGHAQDREQHRHTDGCGHEQAGQTQRTEQPAVQRSAVHQVLRAPGRPMDAATRTDMESRLGADFSDVRIHDGSAAKASAAEVGARAYTSGSHVVIGDGGNDKHTLAHELTHVIQQRQGPVAGADNGTGLKVSDPSDRFEREAEANARRVMAAGSRAAAANVQRQAPPSPASGARPSVQRVENPQDRMTVEYWQDKAGLGGASSGAAKDRAAQIAASKASAKKFKASKPARTIDEIVKTVGPNLLAELKKKGEAAGRMELYRSMSFEEAHSALTYWGDESARNALQEYVSTGEGSAKEFRERGFTGLTIGSHLGDQGQADGYYDTLGASYAVQLRFVLKPGAHELLFDQEHMALGPGYKNDLIRKANKSGGDYKNASANEGALGGYIGVKAEDKEPYSLGIAQGNNGKNGRELGASQLLFQLFVEKVELVKNRSGKDLPAAAPQPAEALAV
- a CDS encoding GNAT family N-acetyltransferase, with product MTFSTYLREGARVGLRPYRLADGPEFTARAHESRELHRPWLFPPATIEEYEPYAARLTEGDGRAGFLVCELGTGALAGFVNVNNIVRGAFQCGALGYGAFAHAAGRGLFHEALRLVLGHAFAPACAGGLGLHRLEANIQPGNTASIALVRGAGFRLEGLSPDFLHVDGAWRDHERWAVTAEMPLP
- a CDS encoding arginase family protein encodes the protein MRSLVLLDAPSNLGLRPPAPGTVPGVYKLAGALRDQGLLARLGAREGGVVVPPRYDRGDWKEGDGVFHADALAAYTVTLADRIERHLRAGEFPVVLGGDCSIQLGASLAMRRLGRYGLAAIDGSADFRHPGNEDVNGPVGAAGGEELALATGRGQAALADLEGRSPYLRDEDVRLFGVRDGDADLAELRAAGIRVATVGEIRERGAGPAARTALDGLRPPAAAGFWVHLDADVLDPSVMPAVDSPDPGGLLPDELAELLGVLVNSPRCVGVNVTIYDPDLDPDGRAGALLADLVAGAFR